The Manihot esculenta cultivar AM560-2 chromosome 11, M.esculenta_v8, whole genome shotgun sequence genome includes a region encoding these proteins:
- the LOC110626222 gene encoding endochitinase EP3: MVTQQRMMSHLFAITLAIILAGALPKNVMGQSVADLVTQDFFNGIINQAPAGCPGKNFYSRDTFLQALNSYSDFGKLGSPDDSKREVAAFFAHTTHETGFFCNIEEKDVPATENYCDTNFPQYPCTPGKRYFGRGPIQLSWNYNYGAAGQDNGFDGLNNPEIVATDPVVSFKTALWYWMKNVRPSVSQGFGATIRAINGPVECDGKEPAKVQARIDLYTRYCGQFGVAPGGNLQC, translated from the exons ATGGTAACCCAGCAAAGAATGATGAGCCATCTGTTTGCGATCACCCTGGCAATTATTCTTGCAGGGGCACTGCCTAAAAATGTGATGGGCCAGTCTGTGGCAGACCTTGTCACACAAGATTTCTTTAATGGGATAATTAATCAAGCTCCTGCTGGTTGTCCTGGAAAGAACTTCTACTCCAGGGATACTTTTCTTCAAGCTCTCAATTCATATTCTGATTTTGGAAAATTAGGTTCTCCTGATGATTCTAAACGCGAAGTTGCTGCCTTTTTTGCTCATACTACTCATGAAACTGGAT TTTTCTGCAACATAGAGGAGAAAGACGTTCCTGCTACTGAAAACTACTGCGACACAAACTTCCCACAGTATCCATGCACCCCAGGGAAGAGATACTTTGGGCGAGGTCCAATTCAACTATCATGGAACTACAACTATGGAGCAGCTGGTCAAGACAACGGCTTTGATGGCTTGAACAATCCTGAAATCGTAGCCACAGATCCTGTCGTATCATTCAAGACTGCCCTGTGGTATTGGATGAAGAATGTTCGCCCTTCTGTTTCCCAAGGATTTGGAGCTACTATCAGAGCCATTAATGGTCCTGTTGAATGCGATGGAAAAGAACCTGCCAAAGTTCAAGCCAGAATTGATCTCTACACCAGATATTGTGGCCAATTTGGTGTTGCTCCTGGGGGTAATCTCCAATGCTGA